Part of the Lutra lutra chromosome 4, mLutLut1.2, whole genome shotgun sequence genome is shown below.
CCTTGACTTTTTCAGAAGGTCcagcttttattttgttatttttaaattttatttatttatttttaattttttttaaagactttatttatttgacagacagagatcacaagtaggcagtgaagcaggcagagagaggaaggaaagcaggctccccgcagagcagaaagcccaatgcggggctcgatcccaggaccctgggatcatgacccgagctgaaggcagcggcttaacccattgagccacccaggtgcccctatttatttatttttaaagattttatttatttatttgacagatcacaagtggtcagagaggcaggcagagagagagggggaagcagactccctgctgagcagagaacctgatgtggggcttgatcccagaccctgggatcatgacctgagccaaaggcagaggcttaacccactgagccacccaggtgccccaatttatttttatttttttaaaagatttttatttctctgagagagCGTAAATGGTGGGGGTGAGCAGAGGGGgcgaatcttcaagcagacttcccactgaatgcAGAACCTGAtttagggctctatcccaggaccctgagaagatgacctgagccacccaggcaccccggtccGGCTTTCAGTAGAGGTTGAACGAACCACCTGTGGCGGGCGTATGTGGCGATCTATCCAGAGTGCAGCTCTCAGCACAGATTTCGTGAGTAAGCCGAGCTGGAGTGATCGAGCAGGGAAGGCCACCAGCTCTACCCAAGCCCCACTTGGATCTGGGCAGACCAAATCTGCCTCGACTGTTCCTCCAAGCCCAGCTGGGGACACGGAGCCGTGGCACACACTCCCCGCCTTAGGCAGTGACAGCTGGCAGGAAACATGGACACGTGTGTACCCGGGTTCTGCATTTGAGGTCCCTGCTCAGTCCTAGCCCAGGAGGGGCTGACACTGtctcccagcctcctggcccTGTGGCAGTTCCTACCTTCCACTGAGGAGCTTCATCTCCAGGAGGGCTGAACGGGACCTACCCTGAGACAAAGGGGCCCGGCCGGGGAGTGGGGAGTGACAGGGAGGGGAGGACCACAGGACATtagtgttgaaccaaccttgggGTAGTTGTGAGTTTTCAGTTCTTTACTATTTCAACCCTCACGCTCCGTCACTTCCATCCTAGACAGACACCTTCAGGAGTCCTCTTGAATATCTGCTCCTGGTGTCTCGAATGTCTGCGAGGCACTTGTGTGCATTAATGCGGTGGGTGGGTAGGGTCCATAGAGTGGACATGGTTATCCCTGCTTCACAAGCGAGGCTCAGAAGGGCTCTGTGTTTGCCTCCAGCCACATATCATCGTGAGCCAGCCTGCGTCAGGTTCCTCACAGGCGGGGTTCCTAAGACTCAAGGCAAGCAAGAGGGGGAGACTGTATCACCCCATTTTGCAGGTTATATGATATGCTTGAGGCTACTAAGGTCTGACTGGAATGCTTCCACATTTTGTCTTTATTACTTTAAgcctgagaggggaggggaagttgTCCAACAGACCCTTGAGTGTGGCAGACCCAGCGTTTTCCTGGCCAGTCAGCACCTCAACAATCACCAGTCACCCCCTGGTTTTACATATCACAGGGAGAGGCTTTGCACTTCCCCACCTTATCCTGATGGAACAGAAGCCAGAAGGCAGGTCTTTGGAATCCTAACTCATTCAGAATTAtgatagaaaattaaagaagcaaCAATATGGGgatcatttaaaaagcaaacaacacgACAAACTTGGCCAGTCTAGCACCCTTTACAAGGTTCTAGGCCATGAAAATCCCAACTGGACTGTGGGTCTGAGGCTGATGATCCCACAGGGCCTCTGGAATGCTCAGAGCAAGAGCTCGTCATGTTCAAGCTCATTGATGGGCAGTTATTCATCTAACAAACATTTGCTAAAAGTATATTTAGCAATCTGTGCCTGGAGATGCAAAATGAGTAGGacagtctctgccctcaaagGGCTCCGAGTTGTCTCTATACACCAGCCACCAGCATTGTTTGAAAGGCAGTAAACCTTAGGGGGGCGGTGTGATGAACCTCAGGGGTTGGGCATATTTGTGGTTCACAGAATACAGGAGCTGGGATGGACCTTTGAAACTGACCTGGTTAGAGCAGATTCCCATTCAAAATCAACCAACCAAGGGCAGTTCTGTGTTACAAAAGGGGAGCCAGGCAGAGAAGACGGACCCCACAGAGCCTAGAATGACCTAGGAAAACACCAACCTGACCGTGTCCATCCTATGCTGGAAGCTCTTCCCCAGGCTCCTTGTGAtcaccagccccaggccctgaCTCTTCCCTGGCATCTGAAGGCCTGCGTAATAGAGCCCGGGCCACCTGTCCACGCCTCTCCTCATCCCTCTGTCCCACGAGTGTGGCTCTGGCCATGCAGTCAGTGAGGCTCCTGAGACAGGCAGTGCCAAGGTCCTGCCCGCGGCATCCTGGCCCTTCATGTCACTCATATCTACTTACCCTTTTCAAACTCAGCTTTAGGTGGTGTCCCCTCCATTCCTAGATGCCTCTGCAGGGTTAGGGCCTCTCCCCTAAGGTTCCATAATACAGTCTTCTCATTCCTGCACCTAACCTTGGGAAGGACCTGCATCTTATTTTCTCTCGGGTCGTCCCTATACACTAGTTAGAGCTAACATCAGGGCTTGTTCTTTGCTGGGAACTCACCGAGTGCTTGCCACGATCCCTGTCATTTAATCCGTATCCTGAGTTACGTGTTTGTATTAGTCTTCCTTTAAAGAGAAGGAACCGGGGTCCCCCGTGGAGGGGGGTGTGCTCTGTCGGTCATGTGTCTGCCTTTAGATCAGGTcctgatccccaggtcctgggttcaagtcccagtgGACTCCCTGTttagcggggagtctccttctctccctccgcctctgccccactcgtgttctctctttctctctcccaaataaatggataaaatctttaaaaaataaataaataaagagaaggaaaccaaggcccagagatgTCAGGTATCTTGCCGAGCTCATAAGAGAGTCAAGATTTAAGCCCATGCAGTCTGACTCCAGGCCTAAGCAGTGAATGTCCATGGAATGTGTGTTGCGTAGCAAGTGTACTAGACGCGCGGTAAGCGGTCCTGAAAGGCTGCCTGTGGGAGTCGGTTAACTGGACCAGAGATGAGAGCCATGACCTGGTTGTATGAAGCGAGGGAAGGACCTCCTCTCTAGGGCTTTGGGCCAATGACGATAAACCGAACGAGAGGAACATCACGTCCAGCGAGCTGACCAGAGCGTTGAGGACTCCACATAGGGAAGTTGGAATGATGTCATTGTGTGGTGGCAAATAGTCTGCACTGGCAGCCCAAACACTGGCCTGCTCTCAGGTCCTGGCTCTGGGGCTGTGTGATCTTAATGGAGTGATCTGACCTCTCTGGGCCGCAGCTCTGTCTATAAACGGAGCGAGTTGGATCAAAGCCCTCCAAACCTCCAACCAGCTCTGCCATTTTGCATGTCTAAGAGTGGGTGGGGGAACAATGAGGGAGAATTTGGGGGCCCTCTTTGGGGTTGCAGGTCTGACAGGGGAGAGCTGGGCCCTCTTCAGGCTAGCTGCCTACCATAGCTTCAGGACCACATTCCCCTCAAGCCGAGGAGAGGAGCACATTTTCTAATTAGATAGTGTTAACTTATCAATTTTGAATGAGATAAGTTTCAATGTATGATGTCCTGAATTGCTCCCTGGGGTGCTCATTAGTCACTTCCCCTGCAGCTGCCTTATTGTTTTCCAGATGCCAGCCGAGGGACCTGGCATTTCGCTTCCCCAAGAGCGGGCCGCACGAGGCTGAGCCAGTGACCCCAGCCTTGGTTAGAGGGACTGACCAGGCCTGGGCCGGGGTCCTCCTGTCTTGCCCTTTACCCTCTGTCCTTGCCAGAGTGATTCCCTTCCATGACGTTCCTCAAATTCAGATCCCTCCGGGATTGAGCCACGACTCTGGGGGCCATAACTGAACTCGACAAGCATTTATTAGGCACCGAGTGTGCCCTGCACCTTGTATCTGCAACCTGAATGTTctccaggctgggggaggggagggagggacaaatgaGGTTGTGTTAATATTAAAGTCCAAATTGCCCCAACTGAAGGCCTCCCAGCCCCTCATCTTCTTTCCTAGTATTTAAGGTTCTTCATAGCGTGGAGTTTCATAGACTTTTGCAATAAGTTGGTCCAtagtctttatttcttcctacCCTTTCCCGCCGCAGGACCCGCTGCATGGGATCTCTCCTACGGTTGCAGTCCCTGGCATGACCTCCAGGTGGCGCTGTGCCCCCACGGTTGAGGCCGGCTGGAGGCCTCAGGAACCACCTAGGCTGTGCTTCCAAAGGTCTTTGCAAATTTTCTCTCCCCTGAGGGGCAGAAACAGGCCTGGAAGGATCCCCAACTGCTGATCCCAGGTCTAGCGGGGCACAGCctggaaaggagagaagcagggatttttctctctggttcctttctttctctgcccagcTCACCAGGAAGCTGGGTGGAGATGTGAAAGTTTCAAGAAGCCCAGaaaattctgggggaaaaaaatccgcCATTTCTCCCCCGATAATTTTCCAGGCATTCACATCTTTAAATATACTAACCATGATTTCTTTCAACAAAAACGAGATATGCATAATGCATCACATGTTCTTAAAATACCCAAATGACTTCACACTGGTAAAAGGATGCTTAAAAAATTGTATGGCATAGATTCTGATTCTCCCCCAAGAAGTATTTTCTcggcaggagaaagaaagaagtgtctCTTAGCCGGGCCTGCTGTCCTTGCTCTCGGTCTCTTCTGCCCTGCCTTTGCCTTTTTGCCCCCTCATCCAAGTGCCCAGCTCCTCTGTCCCCTGATCGGGCTGCCTCTTGTCAACTACTTTACTTGGCAGTCCTACCTCTTATCTGCCCTGTTTGCCTCTTGCCTTCCAATGTGGGTAAGAGTTTCTTCCTCTGCGTGTGATCTGTCCTCTTCCCTGAGGCTTTcttaggctctctgcttctctctggggAGCTAGGGGCTGCTtctgtctgcttctgcttctgtgtGGCTCTCTCCCCTTCCATCTTTCTCACCTGTGCCTACACCTGCCCTGGCAGACGGAACTTCCTCTTTCCCTGTGCCCTGCTCAGGCAGGGTAGGATGCGGAGGGCTCTGTGACCATGCAGTGGCTGCTTCTcactcttctccccttcctgttACGTCAGGATTTCCATTCCTAGGGAGCAAGGGCCCTTCTGTCCACCCCTGGAGGGCTTTAGGTGGTAGGATTCACAGCATGGGACTATCCCCTGCAGTGACCCCATAGCACCTCATCTGATCCATACAATCTCCCTTTGAGGCTGATGTAGTTATTACCCTTTCAGAGCTGTGAGGAATTCTggctcagagagggaagcaaCAGCATCCACTCCCATGAAGGGGTTTAGGAAGGGGTTTAGGAAGGGGTGCAGCTGGGTGAGGCACGGGTCTTCTGATTTACTCTCTTTTACTTGCTCTTCAGCAGGTCCAGTAGACAGATCTGTGCTGGAGACCTGGGGTCTTGGTCCTGACGCTGTCTCCTTCTGTTGTCGCAGGAAACTGTTGGGGTATGGCATTTGTGGGATCTAGTCCTGCGTTCTTTAACTTAAAGGGACCATGGAGGTTTAGAGATCCCCTGGGAACTGGGTACACAATTTTCTGCTtctgggaaagagaatcccaCCTCTTTGATCAGATCGGGCTACAAGGGTTAGACTCTAGGCTAGAGCCTCTCAATATCTGTGGCTATGCCAAGGTGCAGAGACTGGAAAAGGCTTGTCCCTGGTTTGGTGACTCCTGGGTGTCCTCAGGGAGGCAGTGTCGCCCAACAGTTGGGAGCTCAGCCTTGCGTCAGACCTGCTGCAGCTCTGGGCTTGCCACTCCACTTCCCTGGCTGCAGACCCTTACAGATGGTCTAAGACAGATGAGAGTCACTCCCAAGGTAATGGTGAGCATAGACTGTCTACAGCCGTTAGCATGATCAGGGGCCGGGTAAGCTCTTAGTAGTGACTGGGCAGTAGGAATTTGGGGTCAGGAGGTGGTGGTGGCCCTTTCTGACTTGCTGGGGTCAGTTCCTTCTTTGTCCCCTTTAGCTCAGCTCATTGCTCTGGTGGGGTCAGGTATCCTTTCGTCAGCAGACTTTGGGCCTCTTGCGAGCTCTGGAcagatgaaggcagacacgtagGTAAAGTATCCAGAGCCCTGGGTTCAGAGTCAGACCCCAGTTCCCAGGCTCCTGAGCCTCTCCATGTGTCCATAGGGCTAAAGGTGTAACCATCCCTGTCTGCCCCTAGGGTCGTGTGGATACCAGAGAGCACCATGGCGCCAGGCCTGTCGGCTGCCCTCTTTTTTCCCAGCCCGAGAGGAGCTATCATTTCCCAGGGTGACACAGAGCCCCAGCACCCCAGCTGCTCGGTCTGGTTTGGGGGTTGTAGGCAGAGCTGCTCTCTTAGAGTTCCAGGACCCCCCGTCCCCCCACATGTGAGGATGcagaaggaggagggtgggggagagcagagtCAGGACACAATACCAGTTATCCCCTCTTCATGTTCCGGTGACATTTGGCTCCTAAACCCCTCCCAGCTGTCCTCACCCACCGTTCTTTAGGTTTTCCTGAAGAACCTATGGGACTCTTACTTTGTGGGCTGTGGGcacaataaaaacttaaaaattttaaaaattttaaaaattactctctgatacgtttatttattttgtctgaaaCACAGCAAACATCCTTGTTGAGAAAAGCCCTTTTTTCTGACTAATGGTGGGTGCTGCAACTCCCACCCCCGTGCAGTTCCAGGTGGTCTGAGTGATACAGTGCTAATGGAGGGGAGCCCTCAGTTCCAGCAAGGCCTGGCATCGGGGCCCCAGTTTCCCCGTCTATGCTGGGAGGAGGCTGGACTAGCTGAACTCTGGGTGGTTTCCCACGGAGCTGTCTCGAGCTCTGGGCATTCTTTGGAGACCCTtctgggaggggttgggggagccaaAGGGTGGGTCTTGAACCCCTAGCTCCCCAGCAGCTtgccctttatttattattttatttactggggtTTCTTGTGAGATGATTTCTGAAGAAAGGGGCTTGGTGATTAGACAGATGAAGGGAAGAAGCAAAGAGCCCTTGAGCTGTCCTGGGGGAAGGACGGTGCTGCCACCAAAGTCCTCAACACACGTTTGCTGAAGGAGTGAGAGACGCAcaaattcttctctttctgttctttgattCAAGGCCTAAGCCATGTCCATGCGTTAACATGCCTCTCTCTCATGGCGTGTGCCCGGGGAATATGTGCCTgagtggggggggtgggcggCAGAGGCCCTGCCTGGCTGCACCCAGGTTCCAGTCCCTGAGCTGAGAAGGGTAGGGGTGACATGAGTTGGCATCCAGACTTGGCTCAGAGTGACAATGCCCTGCTGGGAGGCCTCTTAGCCTCTTTGGAGGTGACCAGCTGGCCATTGACCTCGCACAGTGTCCTGATGGAAGGCTAGGGTCCAAGCCAGCCCTGGCAAGTCTCCACACTCCCCGCACTCCCCTCTGTGGCGGCATCCCTGAGGCTGAGTTTCCCCACGGTCTCTCTGAGTTCTGCCATCGCTCTCTGCTGCTGCCACTTGTGCCCTGGTTTTCCCGTCTGGataggagagaagggaaggaaagaaagagaaccacTCTGTGCCAGGTTTGTGCTGGTGCTGCTGGGGCTGGCTTTCCCTTTATCCCCCCCAAACACTGGTGTAGGGCTCAGTGCACAGCAGGGACCTGCCAAGATCTATTACTTCAACCCGGGAATGTCGGTGCCCCAGGGGCCATGGACGTAGTCCAGTCCTGTGGCCCCCCAATTCTAGGGTCCCTTGAAGGATATTTCAGATGAAATTTGAGGGGGATGCCCCCCACTTTTGCCTCAAGGAGGTTTTGTCTACTTGAGATTTGGGAGAACTGGCTGattttgcagtttaaaaaaaagatgtgattttctttgttttctattttgtgatGTAGAGTCAGAGGCCTAGGGGAGAGCACCAGCTTATTCAAGGCCACAAAGAGAGTCAATAGCTGAGGATGAGAAGTACGTTCATCCAggacttactatgtaccaggcatatGATGAGTGTATGAGCTCCTTTCCCGAACAAATAGGGATGATTATTTATTCCTGACCAAATAGGAATAATTTTTAGCCCCATTCGACGGATGAGAAAACTGGGACACCATGAGGTGAAATAATCATGAAGTTAGGAAATGCCAGGTTAGGGATTTGAATGTGGTGCCCCCAGGGAAGgctgccaccgcccccccccccaggctacTGCACTAGACCGTGTATTGCCAGTCTTCCTTGATGGGTAGCAGGGAGGGCAGCTTCCTCTCCTGTCTTACTTGGTCCACTCCTCCGTCTGGCCCTGGCACCCTCAACACAGCCCTGGGCATCTGGTTCAGAGCCAGCCCCTCAGCTTTGGAGGAGAACGCAGGAATCCCCAGGCTATGTCTGCATCCAGGTCTAGTGCCCCGGGGATAAAGAGATGCCCCGCTGGAGGCTGGACAGAAGGGAGGATGGGTGCAGCATTTGTAACTGAGACAGCTGGGAGGCGCAGAGGCGTGGACAAATGCCACGCTGATTCACACTTGCTCTTGCAGAACGGTCATGTGAACTTGAAGACACTAGTCAACCTTCAGGtaacttatctgtaaaatgggcctgaCTGTCCTAGTCCTGCAGCTTCTAAAGGCTAAGGGAAGGCTCCGAGGGTGTAACAGTCATGGAAATGCTTTTCTAACTGTCAAAGTGCTGAGtgcctggggtgtgtgtgtgtgtgtgtgtatgtgtgggtgtgtgggtgtgctTCAGGAAGCGGGTGTGTACTGAGCTGGGAGGGTGCAATGCAGCCACCTTTAACCTTATTTGGAACAGGGCAAGGAAAACCTAGAAACAGATGGGGTTTAAAAGCCGGCTTATCTTCTTACTCTCGCTTGCTGTGTGTGCGGGGTTCCTCGGCCCTCCCTGTGCTGCTGTGCTCACCTCTGTACAGCAGGGACTGTGCTGGATGCTCATTGTGTAAACTGCTTCATAACTCCGCAAGAAGGCGGTAACTGGATGAGTAGGGTGGTCCCAGCCCTGCGTGGAGCGTCCTTTACAAGGACCTGGAACTACAGCTGGCAAGAGTGGCTTCTCCTGACTCCATCACTAgcctgtgaccttggcaagtcgCTTATCCCCTTTCTGGGAATATCGTTAGATAGGGATGGGAGGTCTCCTCTTTCTACCTCGAAAGATACTTATTTTGAGAAGCAAGGTCAATCATGGATGTGAAACGCattggaggaaaaacagaaaagcaggatACATTTGTAAGAGCTTCTTGTAACTTAATCATCCTCCTGgttatgcttttgttttctcttccagcaTTTGGCCTGACACTAACCTCAAAGCAGACACTCTGCCCAGCCTTCATGAATGGGGCGGCTTGTGGAGGGAAGCAAAGGGAAGCTGCAGACCGGCATTGACCAGCTGATTCGCTGCGGGATTTGGGGCAGGCCCCTGAGCCTCTGTCTCAGGATCTCAGTTGCCCACTTGTCAATGAGGTTGGGCTGCATCGTCCCTTAGGGATCCTCCCAGCTCTGACAGCTCAGAAGTGGGAATGAATGAAGTGCTAGTGTTCTTTCTCACTACTCATTAAGCACCAGGAGcctgatttcattttgttctgcGAACAGCCCTGTGAGGCATCCAGGCAGCTAGCCAGCCAAatgccccattttacagctgagataACGGAAGTTCAGAGAGAGGACGTGACTTGTCCCAAGCCACACAGCTAGCCAATGACAGGAtagggattcaaacccaggccccACTCCCATTCCCCACCCATCCCGTGCATCCCACTGTCTCTGTCTCCTGTTTCTCAGCCCCCTTCCTCCGCTctccccagggtgcctggcttCTGGGCAGGGGACCCTTTTGCACAGTTGGGAGAGGAGGCTGGTCTGGCTCCTCTCACATAGCCCCCTCTACCAGATGTGGTGTCCCTAAAAAACCAcacccctttccctcccacctgcccccacgCGGAGTTCCAGAAGGAAGGGGAGCGTGAACCTAAGGGTACTCCTTCACCAAGGGTGGGGCCAGGTGCTGGGGCAGTGGTTGGGCCAGCTGAGACCTCACCGGGGGACCTAGATGTGTTCCCTGGCTCTGCCTTCGCTGGTGGCACGACCTGGGGACGTTACCCCTTTCGGCACTGGCTCTGCCGAGTGAAGGCGGTCTCCAGGGGAAGAGCTGTTGGCTCTGGGCGAAGATAACGAGCCCTCCTCACGTCCCTTTCCCCCCCGGAGTTACCATCTGCTTGGCAGATGCGCCTCCCATGCCTCTGGGGCTGCCCCAGTCTCCCTCCCGGGACCGGGAGCCCGCTCCTCGCCACAGAAGCCGCAGTGTCTCCCCAGGGCTCGAGGCTGTTGCTGGCAGGGAGGTCCCCCAGGGCAGAGGGCTGCAGGCCCGGGGCGTCCccggaggaggaggcggaggcggTGGACGCCGAGAGCCGGGCATCCCGGGCGAGCCCGGCGTAATGAGGCACTCCCCTCTCCTCCGGGAGGCggggctgccccctccccgccctctgcctccaccccgaGGCCCCGCGGGAGCCCGAGTTCTGAGCCTCGGCTTGGGGCAGGGCCTTCCAGGGCGATCGCCGTGGGGGAGGAAAGGGGTGAGGCCCAAGGGGCCGGGCGCCGGACGTCTGAAGGAGGGAGGGccagtgtggtggggggagggggcttcctGGTTTGAGGCCGGCGCGGGAGGCTGAGTCCTCAGGTCGCCCTCGCGCCCTCCGACCTTTCGCCCTAGCGTCCGGCCTCGGGGGAGACCGGCGTCCATCTGTCCTTCCCGGCGTGTGGTCTTTGGTCcgcggccccccacccccgccccgcgccccgcgccctgCGGGAGGCCGAGCGGGCGGCAGGTCCGGCGCTCACCGGCTCGAGGCCGGGTAAACACCCCGCgggaggggagcggggggagGAGGCGCCGGGAGGCcgccgggccggggcggggctcGCGGGGGGCCCCTGGGCGCGGGCTGGCCGGcgagggccgggggcgggggcaggaagCGAGCCGCGGCCCGGGCCGGCCCGCGCGGCCCCGTGACGTCGCGCGGCTTCCAGGGATCTCTCCCCGCGGCCCCGGGTCCCCTCGTCCCCGCCCTCCTCCCGCCCTCCTCCCCGCGCCTCGCCTCCGCGCAGCGGCCGGCATTTCTCTCTCGCAGCTCGCTCGCGGGCCGGCTTCTCcgtcccagcctcctcctccgcGCGCTCCCACTCTCCGCCTTCCCTCCCCgaccctctttctctccccgccGGCCCCGTCCCCGCTCCTCTCCGCTCCGCCCTCGGCCGCGGCGAGCGGGACCCGTCGCtgcctcccctttcttctctccctcccctccgtCTCTCCCTGCCggttcccctgcctccctcttcctttcccctctgttttTCTCGCCGTCTCCCTCCcggtttctctctcccctccctccctccgggcatcttctcccctccacccccgggccctccctcctccctcgctcccctccccctccgcccctcGGCGCCCCGCCGCTCGCCGCTCCCCAGTCAGCCTCCCCGAAGCCGCGCGGCCGCCGCCCGCACTCGCCGCAGGACCGGCCCGCCGGGCTCCCCGGGGTGCGCCCTCCTCGGCCCCGCGCCCCGCGGGCTCTCCGGGACACCGCCCCCCCAACTCCGGCTCGCGGCCCCGCCCGGCCCGTCCCCCGCCCAGCGCCCGGGCGCGCCAAGGATGTGAGTCCTGCTCGCCGGTGCCGGAGCAGCAGCCACTCGCGCGCCGAGCCGGAGCGTAGCGCAGCGCAGCGCCGGGCGCTCGCAGGGTCGCTCGGGCGGGCGGCGCGCTCTCGCCTCCGAGGTGTCCCCCGGCCCCTTGCCGGCGCCACCGCCGCAGCTGCCCGCGGGCGGTCCCCGGCCGGCCGCCCCCGGCCCCAGCGCCGCTGACCCTGTCCGCCGCGGGCGGGGACGCGGGCGGAGGAGGCGCCGCCGCGGAGCCCCCGGACGCGACCATGTCGGAGGTGCTGCCCTACGGCGACGAGAAGCTGAGCCCCTACGGCGACGGCGGCGACGTGGGCCAGATCTTCTCCTGCCGCCTGCAGGACACCAACAACTTCTTCGGCGCGGGGCAGAACAAGCGGCCGCCCAAGCTGGGCCAGATCGGCCGGAGCAAGCGGGGTGAGTTCGCGGCCCCCTCCCCGGACGCCCCTTTTCTCGGGCGCCGAGACCTGGCCGAGGTTTGTGGGAGCTCTTCAGCACCCGGGAGCCGGTTCCGACCGAACGGAATCCCATCGCGCGGAACTGGGGGGATCCCGCACTGCGGGTCGGGCGCCTGCTGGCCGCGGAAACCCCTCCCCCTCAGCCTGATTCCCGCTGGGGTCACCCAGGGGGCGTGGCGGCCTCGAGCTGCCGCTGGGGCTGGAAGGTTATTCCCGGGTCCCCACCCGCGCCAAAGTTTGCTTTTCGATTTCTAACCCCCCCCTCCCCTTTTGCGCAGTGTAGTTGCTCGCTTTATAACCCGGGGGGGGGGCGTCCCAGGGCTCCCCCAGGGACGGCGTGGAGAACTGCTTGGGGGGAACCCCACTGCCGCGGGGAAGGCTAGGGGCTTTCGGGGCGCACGGCTTCTCATTGTTActtagcagggggagggggtggcggaGTCCGAGCGTTTGGCGCGGGAGCTGGAAAAGCCGGGGGGAGACTGGGACGCAGCGAGGCTCGGAGAGGAGCTCCAGAGGCGCGGGGACAATGAGGGGACCTATAGCTGCCCGGAGATATTGAGACGCAGAGATGGGGGGCTGGTGGTGGAGGCGGGTGGTGGATCGCGGGAGACCGAGAGGGGCAGAGGCCGAGACAAAGCTCGGGAGAGGGAGCCAGAGCGGGAGACAGCGAGCCGGGGACGCCAGTCggagaaggacagagaagcaGCTGAAACAATGAGGGAGACCGACACCCCAGACGGAGAGAGACCCAAAGACCTCGACAGGTGACGGCCACGCCGAGAGACTGCTGGCGGGACTGAGGAAGGCGAGGCTGGCTAGGTAGAGGCGGTGAGAGAGGCGGAGGGGCCGGCGGGAGGCCGGCAGCGCGGGGAGGCTCTGACCTCTGCCGCGGCGGGCGGAGCGGAGGGGG
Proteins encoded:
- the CAMK2N1 gene encoding calcium/calmodulin-dependent protein kinase II inhibitor 1, with the translated sequence MSEVLPYGDEKLSPYGDGGDVGQIFSCRLQDTNNFFGAGQNKRPPKLGQIGRSKRVVIEDDRIDDVLKNMTDKAPPGV